A stretch of the Sulfurimonas sp. HSL3-1 genome encodes the following:
- a CDS encoding bifunctional methionine sulfoxide reductase B/A protein, translated as MAVAADSAPYKPVGTWKTLTPQEEAVIVHKATERPYSGKLLHNEAKGTYVCKRCGAELYRSEDKFNSHCGWPSFDDEIPGAVKRVSDPDGYRTEIVCANCGAHLGHVFSGEHLTEKNLRHCVNSISMEFIPDEKVAYFAGGCFWGVEYYMEKIPGVTSVVSGFMGGTKKEPGYYDVVGGGTGHLETVAVAYDPSKVDYETLAKTFFEIHDPTQEGRQGPDVGAQYQSAIFYNAAAEKATVLKLMERLRKNGYDVKTKLFKASPFYKAEDYHQDYYRRHHKQPYCHGFVDRFKDGN; from the coding sequence CTGGCCGTTGCCGCGGATAGTGCACCGTACAAACCTGTCGGCACCTGGAAAACGCTGACACCGCAGGAGGAGGCGGTCATCGTCCATAAAGCCACGGAGCGCCCCTATAGCGGCAAACTGCTCCACAACGAGGCCAAGGGTACCTATGTCTGCAAACGCTGCGGGGCCGAACTCTACCGTTCCGAGGACAAGTTCAATTCGCACTGCGGCTGGCCCTCATTCGACGACGAGATCCCCGGCGCGGTCAAGCGCGTTTCCGATCCCGACGGCTACCGCACGGAGATCGTCTGCGCCAACTGCGGCGCGCACCTGGGCCACGTCTTCAGCGGTGAGCACCTGACGGAGAAGAACCTCCGCCACTGTGTCAACTCCATCTCCATGGAATTCATCCCCGATGAAAAGGTTGCCTACTTCGCCGGCGGCTGTTTCTGGGGAGTGGAGTACTATATGGAGAAGATCCCCGGTGTCACATCAGTCGTTTCCGGGTTTATGGGAGGTACAAAGAAAGAACCGGGCTATTACGACGTCGTCGGGGGCGGTACGGGCCACCTCGAGACCGTTGCCGTTGCCTATGACCCTTCAAAGGTCGACTACGAAACCCTCGCCAAAACCTTCTTCGAGATCCACGACCCCACCCAGGAAGGGAGACAGGGGCCCGATGTCGGCGCCCAGTACCAGAGTGCCATTTTCTATAACGCCGCCGCCGAAAAAGCGACGGTGCTGAAGCTGATGGAGCGTCTGCGCAAGAACGGGTATGACGTCAAGACGAAGCTGTTCAAAGCTTCGCCGTTTTACAAAGCGGAGGATTATCACCAGGATTATTACCGGCGCCACCATAAGCAGCCTTACTGCCACGGCTTCGTCGACCGTTTCAAAGATGGGAACTAG
- a CDS encoding SprT family zinc-dependent metalloprotease, whose product MVIELEGIRVVHRVNPRMKHAYLSVEADGTVVLKSNGRVQRHLQAFVASKREWILHQQRRYAAQPTMQLGESLLFLGDIVPLASLDAATFQTHSPEALRRSYDRFYRERAEAVLREKTALFAERMGVTYETIRFRKMKRRWGSCSKTGVITYNTLLLQLEEAMVDYTVVHELAHRVHFNHSADFHALVASVLPDEKALRLRMRHRKASYY is encoded by the coding sequence ATGGTGATTGAATTGGAGGGCATCCGCGTGGTACACCGCGTCAATCCCCGGATGAAGCACGCCTACCTCAGCGTGGAAGCGGACGGCACGGTCGTACTCAAATCCAACGGGCGGGTGCAACGGCACCTGCAGGCGTTCGTCGCTTCCAAACGAGAGTGGATCCTTCACCAGCAGCGCCGCTATGCCGCGCAGCCGACGATGCAACTGGGGGAGAGCCTGCTTTTTCTGGGCGATATCGTACCTCTTGCATCACTTGACGCCGCCACGTTTCAGACGCATTCGCCCGAGGCGCTCCGGCGAAGCTACGACCGCTTCTACCGGGAGCGCGCCGAAGCGGTGCTGCGCGAAAAGACAGCCCTGTTCGCCGAACGGATGGGGGTCACGTACGAGACGATCCGTTTCCGGAAGATGAAACGGCGCTGGGGGAGCTGCTCGAAGACGGGGGTGATCACCTATAACACCCTGCTGCTCCAGCTTGAAGAGGCGATGGTCGACTATACCGTCGTGCACGAACTGGCCCACCGCGTTCATTTCAACCACTCCGCAGACTTCCACGCTCTCGTGGCCTCCGTGCTTCCCGACGAGAAAGCGCTGCGCCTCCGGATGCGGCACCGCAAGGCTTCCTACTACTGA
- a CDS encoding YggT family protein, which yields MSTFGSIIAGLGGIVHTLINVYIWVVIIAALLTWVRPDPTNPIVQVLYRLTEPAYSLLRRYVPTVFNGIDLAPLIIIIGLQVIDVIFVRLVYALAGAL from the coding sequence ATGAGCACCTTCGGCAGCATTATCGCAGGCCTCGGCGGCATCGTCCATACGCTGATCAACGTCTATATCTGGGTCGTCATTATCGCCGCCCTGCTCACCTGGGTGCGCCCTGATCCGACCAACCCCATCGTGCAGGTGCTGTACCGCCTGACCGAACCGGCCTATAGCCTGCTGCGCCGCTACGTGCCGACCGTTTTCAACGGCATCGACCTCGCCCCGCTTATCATCATCATCGGCCTGCAGGTGATCGACGTCATCTTCGTCCGCCTGGTCTACGCGTTGGCAGGTGCGCTCTAG
- a CDS encoding class 1 fructose-bisphosphatase, with the protein MQTLAPVFEAIERAAHRIHEAITNEDTDYSAHSNQSGDVQLKLDIQSDLIIAEEFSRIPLVKAIASEEKEEEEILHEGGQLCIAYDPLDGSSLIDVDLSVGSIFGIYDGEWSAQKMIASVYVVYGPRTEMVTAYKNNVRHYTWRHGRFKELEQIKIGEKGKLNAPGGTQQHWPSHHKQLIDGLFAEGYRLRYSGGMVPDLHQILLKGGGLFSYPGTTDKPDGKLRKLFEVFPFAFVYEMAGGAAVDEKGNRLLELPCSDPHETTPCFFGSTYEIGKVKAAYGAE; encoded by the coding sequence ATGCAGACTCTCGCCCCCGTCTTTGAAGCCATTGAACGCGCCGCGCACCGTATTCACGAAGCGATCACCAACGAAGATACCGACTATTCGGCCCACTCCAACCAATCCGGCGACGTTCAGCTCAAGCTCGACATCCAGAGCGACCTGATCATCGCCGAGGAGTTCTCCCGCATCCCCCTCGTCAAAGCGATCGCCAGCGAGGAGAAGGAGGAGGAAGAGATCCTGCACGAAGGCGGGCAGCTCTGCATCGCCTACGACCCCCTCGACGGCTCCAGCCTGATCGACGTCGACCTGAGCGTCGGCTCTATTTTCGGCATCTACGACGGCGAATGGAGCGCGCAGAAGATGATCGCCTCCGTCTACGTCGTCTATGGCCCGCGCACCGAGATGGTGACGGCTTACAAGAACAATGTCCGCCACTACACGTGGCGCCACGGCCGTTTCAAAGAGCTCGAGCAGATCAAAATCGGCGAAAAGGGCAAGCTCAACGCCCCGGGCGGCACGCAGCAGCACTGGCCTTCGCACCACAAGCAGCTCATCGACGGCCTCTTCGCCGAGGGGTACCGCCTGCGCTACTCCGGCGGCATGGTCCCGGATCTGCACCAGATCCTGCTCAAAGGGGGCGGACTCTTCAGCTACCCGGGCACGACAGACAAACCCGACGGCAAGCTGCGCAAGCTCTTCGAGGTCTTCCCCTTCGCCTTCGTCTACGAGATGGCCGGCGGCGCGGCGGTGGATGAAAAAGGGAACCGTCTGCTGGAGCTGCCCTGCAGCGATCCGCACGAAACAACACCCTGCTTCTTCGGTTCCACCTATGAGATCGGCAAGGTAAAAGCGGCTTATGGCGCAGAGTGA
- a CDS encoding transglycosylase SLT domain-containing protein codes for MRLRAALATLLIGTLLSADITLEQIRSKPPSNARNFMIWQYFDQNISSAQADEAFYLIRNVGRRMFFAYAEKSSRPEVAYTVKCMKMGVNDLIKSEDAGCAKLAVSVGKLSAMHQKARDRVVGLVGDASLKAAAEVLNDPDLQQHYKRYPPALFLRVFNGSYGNSRRKQFNFIPDYDYMQLLAKAPGFTSALMSTINDDKLSKFGWALTKVDAVEGLDPRGLFYLGLNQLLRGKKSRAIELFQLSGDKAYYQSDKDKALFWQALASEKNDLMWKLLAQSWDINFYSLYAMEKTGTFPENYYSQLQTSDTVSDVNLSDPFVWNDLLDTISRTPKEELYALAKHYDAKNLVPLQSFIIEKASRYRLQGYVMPYDTELNDVDTDTKAIIYALMRQESRFIPAALSHSYALGLMQMMPFLCRAMDGKVDCGRETLFDMFDPHINLLYAKPHIAWLQYRVYHPLFIAYAYNGGIGFTKRYLLSDKFNSGPYEPFLSMELMRTTETREYGKKVLTNYVVYKKILGEPVSLIDLCETLLHPSKTDRFRKTK; via the coding sequence ATGCGTCTGCGGGCCGCCCTCGCAACACTGCTGATCGGTACGCTGCTCAGCGCCGACATCACCCTGGAGCAGATCCGCTCCAAGCCCCCTTCCAATGCCCGCAATTTCATGATCTGGCAGTATTTCGATCAGAACATCAGCTCCGCGCAGGCCGACGAGGCGTTCTATCTGATCCGCAACGTCGGCAGACGGATGTTTTTCGCCTATGCCGAGAAGAGCTCCCGCCCCGAGGTCGCCTATACCGTCAAGTGCATGAAAATGGGGGTCAATGACCTGATCAAGAGCGAGGATGCCGGCTGTGCGAAACTGGCGGTCTCCGTCGGGAAACTCTCTGCGATGCATCAAAAGGCGCGCGACCGCGTTGTCGGGCTTGTGGGCGACGCCTCTCTCAAAGCCGCAGCGGAAGTACTGAACGATCCGGACCTCCAGCAGCACTACAAGCGCTACCCGCCCGCCCTGTTTTTGCGCGTTTTCAACGGCAGCTACGGCAATTCCCGGCGGAAGCAGTTCAATTTCATTCCCGATTACGACTACATGCAACTGCTGGCGAAAGCGCCGGGCTTTACCAGTGCGCTCATGAGCACGATCAACGACGACAAACTCTCGAAGTTCGGATGGGCCCTGACAAAGGTCGATGCCGTCGAGGGGCTTGACCCGCGCGGCCTTTTTTACCTGGGGCTGAACCAGCTGCTGCGCGGCAAAAAATCCCGGGCGATCGAACTCTTCCAGCTCTCAGGCGACAAGGCCTACTACCAGAGCGACAAGGACAAGGCGCTCTTCTGGCAGGCCCTGGCTTCGGAAAAGAACGACCTGATGTGGAAACTGCTGGCGCAGAGCTGGGACATCAACTTCTACTCCCTCTACGCGATGGAGAAAACAGGGACCTTCCCGGAAAACTACTACTCGCAGCTGCAGACTTCCGACACCGTCTCCGACGTGAACCTCTCCGACCCCTTCGTCTGGAACGATCTGCTTGATACGATCAGCCGGACACCGAAAGAGGAGCTCTACGCCCTGGCCAAACACTACGATGCGAAAAACCTCGTGCCGCTCCAGTCCTTTATCATCGAAAAGGCGTCGCGCTACCGCCTGCAGGGGTATGTCATGCCCTACGACACAGAGCTAAACGACGTCGATACGGATACGAAGGCGATCATCTACGCGCTGATGCGCCAGGAGAGCCGGTTTATCCCGGCGGCCCTGTCGCACTCCTATGCTCTGGGACTGATGCAGATGATGCCCTTTCTGTGCCGAGCGATGGACGGCAAGGTGGATTGCGGGCGCGAGACCCTTTTTGACATGTTCGATCCGCATATCAACCTGCTCTACGCCAAACCCCATATCGCGTGGCTGCAGTACCGCGTTTATCACCCCCTCTTCATCGCCTACGCCTATAACGGCGGCATCGGTTTTACCAAACGCTACCTGCTCAGCGACAAGTTCAACTCCGGCCCATACGAGCCTTTTTTGAGCATGGAGCTGATGCGGACGACGGAGACGCGGGAGTACGGGAAGAAGGTCTTGACCAACTACGTGGTCTACAAGAAGATCCTGGGCGAGCCGGTCTCGCTTATTGATCTGTGTGAAACGTTACTTCACCCTTCAAAGACGGACCGGTTCCGAAAAACAAAGTAA
- a CDS encoding TRAP transporter substrate-binding protein DctP gives MNRRTFLTTAAAATSSAVLLEGCNDSNRVAIDYSKHPKQHDTADKSVNVNRGKKTELKIATSWPAHFPIMGTGVDRFAERVAQISGGQLSIKLFPKNTLVPALAVFDAASSGQIDGFHSGPYYWKGKNAAFSLFSGFPFGMTAEELNGWILYGGGMELWRELYGRYNLHPFAGGNTNIQMGGWFRKPIETLEDMNGLKMRIPGLGGEVMSKLGVNPVLLPAGEIYTSLERGVIDATEWVGPYLDMKMGFYKVAPYYYSGWHEPGSILEMTFSKHTWERLSPEQQAIIECAVSELNSTMTFEFQAKNAEAMASLEANGVKLMRFPDAVTEAAKKALTEVVAEQSAQSADFKRVFESASRYLAKSKVFSDASLRYFLNVR, from the coding sequence ATGAATAGACGTACTTTCCTGACCACTGCCGCGGCGGCGACATCGTCGGCGGTACTGCTGGAAGGCTGCAACGACAGCAACCGGGTGGCGATCGACTACAGCAAGCATCCGAAACAGCACGACACGGCGGACAAAAGCGTCAACGTCAACCGCGGCAAAAAGACGGAGCTCAAGATCGCGACAAGCTGGCCGGCGCACTTTCCCATCATGGGCACGGGCGTCGACCGTTTCGCCGAGCGGGTCGCGCAGATCAGCGGCGGGCAGCTGAGCATCAAGCTCTTCCCGAAAAACACCCTCGTCCCCGCCCTCGCCGTTTTTGACGCTGCCAGCAGCGGCCAGATCGACGGATTTCACTCGGGCCCCTACTACTGGAAGGGCAAAAACGCGGCCTTCTCCCTCTTCAGCGGCTTTCCTTTCGGGATGACGGCGGAGGAGCTTAACGGCTGGATCCTCTACGGCGGCGGCATGGAACTGTGGCGGGAGCTTTACGGCCGCTACAACCTCCACCCCTTTGCCGGCGGCAATACCAATATCCAGATGGGCGGCTGGTTCCGAAAACCGATCGAGACGCTCGAGGATATGAACGGTCTGAAGATGCGCATCCCGGGACTGGGCGGCGAAGTGATGTCGAAGCTCGGCGTCAACCCCGTGCTGCTGCCCGCCGGGGAGATCTACACCTCACTGGAGCGCGGCGTCATCGATGCGACGGAGTGGGTCGGCCCCTACCTCGATATGAAGATGGGCTTCTACAAAGTCGCGCCCTACTACTACTCGGGGTGGCATGAACCGGGTTCCATCCTGGAGATGACCTTCAGCAAACATACGTGGGAGCGGCTCTCCCCCGAACAGCAGGCGATCATCGAGTGTGCCGTCAGCGAGCTCAACAGCACGATGACCTTCGAATTCCAGGCGAAAAACGCCGAAGCGATGGCGTCGCTCGAAGCGAACGGCGTAAAACTGATGCGCTTCCCCGACGCCGTCACCGAGGCCGCCAAAAAAGCATTGACGGAGGTCGTCGCCGAACAGAGCGCCCAGAGCGCCGACTTCAAACGGGTCTTTGAGAGTGCCTCAAGGTATCTCGCCAAAAGCAAAGTCTTCAGCGACGCCAGCCTGCGCTACTTCCTCAACGTCCGCTAG
- the metG gene encoding methionine--tRNA ligase: MSYYVTTPIYYVNGEAHIGHAYTTFIADALARYHRLIGEDVYFLTGTDEHGQKIEESAKKFEKPTQQFADEISASFRNLWDEFGISYDQFIRTTDKDHMTGVQKAFEKMYAKGDIYKGNYEGHYCVSCETFFPETQLIDGEFCPDCGRSTSIVKEESYFFKLSAYEQKLLDYYEAHQDFILPKSRRNEVINFVKGGLNDLSVTRTSFTWGVPLPDSVGDSKHVMYVWLDALLNYITALGYGRDEAKMDFWPAQMQLVGKDILRFHAIYWPAFLMSLDLPLPKHIGAHGWWTRDGEKMSKSKGNVVSPKEVADVYGLENLRYFMMREVPFGQDGDFSQRALIDRINSDLSNDLGNLLNRIIGMSGKYSDFVIDSSDVMTYHKAEMEEVDAVLGSVERFLDEVQTHRFLEELWKLFTIGNKAIEAHAPWVKMKEGKKEEALALVALVANILAKASVLLHPFMPKTTATIADALGFAIDTNAYNDLVKGGKLLPTFTIKKVPPLFPRIEAPLMDQAPAAQPNAKEEEAPKKAKTEEPVEADNLITIDQFFQTQLKIGTIVEAEEVPKSKKLLKLQVDVGEEKPRQVVAGIREYYEAQSLVGTQVCVVANLKPAKLMGMVSEGMLLAAKDDEGLSLMRPEAPRKAGSSVG; this comes from the coding sequence ATGAGCTATTACGTCACCACCCCTATCTACTACGTCAACGGCGAGGCGCATATCGGCCACGCGTATACGACCTTCATCGCGGATGCCCTGGCCCGCTACCACCGTCTGATCGGGGAGGATGTCTACTTCCTCACCGGGACCGACGAACACGGGCAGAAGATCGAGGAGTCGGCGAAGAAGTTCGAGAAACCGACCCAGCAGTTCGCCGACGAGATCAGCGCCAGCTTCCGCAACCTCTGGGACGAATTCGGCATCAGTTACGACCAATTTATCCGTACGACGGACAAGGACCATATGACCGGTGTCCAGAAGGCATTCGAGAAGATGTACGCCAAGGGGGACATCTACAAGGGGAACTACGAGGGGCACTACTGCGTCAGCTGCGAAACCTTCTTCCCCGAAACCCAGCTCATTGACGGCGAGTTCTGCCCGGACTGCGGCCGTTCGACCAGTATCGTCAAGGAGGAGAGCTACTTCTTCAAGCTCTCGGCGTATGAGCAGAAGCTTCTCGACTATTACGAAGCGCATCAGGATTTCATCCTGCCGAAATCCCGCCGCAACGAGGTGATCAACTTCGTCAAGGGCGGTCTTAACGACCTCTCCGTGACCCGCACGAGCTTCACCTGGGGCGTGCCGCTGCCCGATTCGGTCGGCGACAGCAAACACGTCATGTACGTTTGGCTCGACGCCCTGCTCAACTACATTACGGCACTCGGCTACGGACGCGACGAGGCGAAAATGGACTTCTGGCCGGCACAGATGCAGCTCGTGGGCAAGGACATCCTCCGCTTCCACGCCATCTACTGGCCGGCCTTCCTGATGAGCCTGGACCTGCCGCTGCCGAAGCACATCGGCGCCCACGGCTGGTGGACCCGCGACGGCGAGAAGATGAGCAAGTCCAAAGGCAACGTTGTCAGTCCCAAAGAGGTTGCGGACGTTTACGGCTTGGAGAACCTGCGCTACTTCATGATGCGCGAAGTCCCCTTCGGGCAGGACGGCGACTTTTCCCAGCGCGCCCTGATCGACCGGATCAACTCCGATCTCAGCAACGACCTGGGGAACCTGCTCAACCGCATCATCGGGATGAGCGGCAAATATTCCGATTTTGTCATCGACAGCAGCGATGTTATGACCTACCACAAAGCGGAGATGGAAGAGGTTGACGCCGTGCTCGGCAGCGTCGAGCGATTCCTGGACGAAGTCCAGACACACCGCTTCCTTGAAGAGCTCTGGAAGCTCTTTACGATCGGGAACAAGGCGATCGAGGCCCATGCGCCGTGGGTAAAGATGAAAGAGGGGAAAAAGGAAGAGGCGCTGGCGCTGGTGGCACTCGTGGCCAACATCCTCGCCAAAGCTTCCGTTCTGCTGCACCCTTTCATGCCGAAAACGACGGCGACGATCGCGGATGCGCTCGGTTTTGCCATCGACACAAATGCGTATAATGATCTCGTCAAGGGCGGCAAACTGCTCCCGACTTTCACGATCAAAAAGGTCCCGCCCCTCTTCCCGCGCATCGAGGCCCCGCTGATGGACCAGGCCCCGGCGGCCCAACCCAATGCGAAAGAGGAAGAGGCGCCGAAAAAAGCGAAAACGGAGGAACCGGTCGAGGCCGACAACCTGATCACCATCGACCAGTTCTTCCAGACCCAGCTCAAAATCGGCACCATTGTCGAAGCCGAAGAGGTGCCTAAGAGCAAGAAGCTGCTCAAGCTTCAGGTCGACGTCGGCGAGGAGAAGCCGCGCCAGGTCGTCGCCGGAATCCGTGAATATTACGAAGCGCAGAGCCTCGTCGGTACCCAGGTCTGCGTCGTCGCGAACCTGAAACCGGCCAAGCTGATGGGCATGGTCTCCGAGGGGATGCTGCTGGCGGCCAAAGATGACGAGGGGCTTTCGCTGATGCGCCCCGAAGCGCCGAGAAAGGCAGGCAGTTCCGTCGGATGA
- a CDS encoding sodium:proton exchanger → MNADPSSSPLTLKEGLSQNKVAVYGIVLGVIAFVFHYYHNAYLATTLSAVSIALLSMTVAEVAEVLAERLEEPYGSFVLTFSAVIVEIILLYMVLMSSHNDPRALDTVKGGIISAVIVDMNVLLGLAVFIGGLAFKEQEHNEDTSSTYTTILLVATSALLVPSIMHFTSESHRDLILASNIIGFVLFCFYIVIFIFQTKTHSHFFKATARSRIFRYKRRLAEGEEEAEEQPDAFERLATVSNFMIIFALIALIGLVAEIFADEGMSLVQKYDFPVGLAGLIIAIISVAPEIMTAITAARNDQIQRVINIAMGASTVSIMLTVPALLALSYTTAHPLTLDFNTLQVGALILTIVLAWKTTDDGYTNYFEGTSHLFFFICYAIIAAFY, encoded by the coding sequence TTGAACGCAGACCCCTCATCGAGTCCCCTGACGCTAAAAGAAGGACTCTCTCAAAATAAAGTCGCCGTCTACGGTATCGTACTCGGCGTGATCGCATTCGTTTTCCACTACTACCATAACGCTTATCTCGCCACGACGCTCTCCGCCGTTTCCATCGCCCTGCTCTCCATGACCGTCGCCGAAGTGGCCGAAGTGCTTGCCGAGCGGCTTGAAGAGCCCTATGGCTCCTTCGTTCTTACTTTCAGCGCCGTGATCGTCGAGATCATCCTGCTCTATATGGTCCTGATGAGTTCGCACAACGACCCTAGGGCGCTCGATACGGTTAAAGGGGGTATCATCTCCGCCGTGATCGTCGATATGAACGTGCTGCTGGGGCTGGCGGTCTTTATCGGTGGGCTCGCCTTCAAGGAGCAGGAGCACAACGAGGACACCTCCAGCACCTACACGACGATCCTGCTCGTCGCCACCTCCGCCCTGCTTGTGCCGAGCATCATGCACTTTACCTCCGAGTCGCACCGTGACCTGATCCTCGCCAGCAACATCATCGGCTTCGTCCTCTTCTGTTTCTACATTGTCATCTTCATCTTCCAGACGAAGACCCACTCTCACTTCTTTAAGGCGACGGCACGCAGCCGCATCTTCCGCTACAAGCGGCGTCTGGCCGAGGGCGAAGAGGAGGCGGAGGAGCAGCCCGACGCCTTTGAACGCCTCGCCACGGTTAGCAACTTTATGATCATCTTCGCCCTGATCGCGCTGATCGGTCTCGTCGCGGAGATCTTTGCTGATGAGGGGATGTCCCTAGTTCAAAAGTATGACTTCCCCGTTGGCCTGGCGGGTCTCATCATCGCGATCATCTCCGTTGCACCGGAGATCATGACGGCGATCACGGCGGCACGAAACGACCAGATCCAACGGGTCATCAATATCGCAATGGGGGCCTCGACGGTGTCGATCATGCTGACGGTACCGGCGCTGCTGGCGCTCTCCTATACGACGGCGCATCCCCTGACCCTGGACTTCAACACCCTGCAGGTCGGGGCGCTCATTCTCACCATCGTGCTGGCATGGAAAACGACGGATGACGGCTATACCAACTATTTCGAAGGGACGTCGCACCTCTTTTTCTTTATCTGTTATGCCATCATTGCGGCGTTTTACTGA
- the gltX gene encoding glutamate--tRNA ligase produces the protein MLRFAPSPTGDMHIGNLRVALFNALLSRQRNEPLIIRIEDTDKERNIEGKDKEILQILALFGIEYGDVIYQSNNLRFHRAMAIQLLQEKKAFNCFCTPEELDRKRELAKEQKKPFRYDDACTHLPPEATIDNENPFTVRLKRPDAPITVEDIIKGEATFDPMDIDSFIILRAEKYPTYNFACAIDDMLGDISLVIRGEDHFSNTSKQIAIRNALGYDKKVEYAHLPIILNDEGKKMSKRDNASSVKWMLEEGFLPEAIANYLILIGNKTPEEVFTMAEAVAWFDFKNISRAPARFSIDKLRHINREHLRRMEDKELSRYVGFADDSIGRLAKLYLEEASTTKELKAKVAAVFAPKEIPDEFAESAAAIRAAIKAAPYFEAFDDLKQHVVDATGIKGKQLFKSLRLLLTGAEHGPELADVYVQIKSYLGEIVK, from the coding sequence ATGCTGCGTTTTGCCCCAAGCCCGACAGGAGATATGCACATCGGGAACCTGCGCGTTGCCCTCTTCAACGCCCTGCTCTCCCGCCAGCGCAACGAACCCCTCATCATCCGGATCGAAGATACGGACAAAGAGCGGAACATCGAAGGCAAGGACAAGGAGATCCTGCAGATCCTTGCACTCTTCGGCATCGAATACGGCGACGTCATCTACCAGAGCAACAACCTGCGTTTCCACCGCGCCATGGCGATCCAGCTGCTGCAGGAGAAAAAAGCCTTCAACTGTTTCTGTACCCCCGAAGAGCTCGACCGCAAGCGTGAGCTCGCGAAGGAACAGAAAAAGCCCTTCCGTTACGATGACGCCTGTACGCACCTTCCGCCCGAAGCGACGATCGACAACGAGAACCCGTTTACGGTCCGCCTGAAGCGCCCCGATGCGCCGATCACGGTTGAGGATATCATCAAGGGCGAAGCGACGTTCGATCCGATGGACATCGACAGCTTTATTATCCTGCGCGCGGAAAAGTACCCGACCTACAATTTCGCCTGTGCCATCGATGATATGCTCGGCGACATCTCCCTGGTCATCCGCGGCGAGGATCACTTCTCCAACACCTCCAAGCAGATCGCGATCCGTAACGCCCTGGGGTACGACAAGAAAGTCGAATACGCCCACCTGCCCATCATTCTCAACGATGAGGGGAAGAAGATGAGCAAGCGCGACAACGCGTCGAGCGTCAAATGGATGCTCGAAGAGGGATTCCTGCCCGAAGCGATCGCCAACTACCTCATTCTCATCGGCAACAAGACCCCTGAAGAGGTCTTTACGATGGCCGAGGCGGTGGCCTGGTTCGACTTTAAAAACATCTCCCGCGCACCGGCGCGTTTCAGCATTGACAAGCTGCGCCATATCAACCGCGAGCACCTCCGCCGCATGGAGGACAAAGAGCTCTCACGCTACGTCGGGTTTGCCGACGATTCCATCGGCAGACTGGCCAAACTCTACCTGGAAGAGGCCAGCACGACGAAGGAGCTGAAAGCGAAGGTGGCGGCGGTCTTTGCACCGAAGGAGATCCCGGATGAATTTGCCGAGAGCGCCGCAGCGATCCGCGCCGCCATCAAAGCAGCCCCCTACTTCGAAGCTTTCGACGATCTCAAGCAGCATGTCGTCGACGCTACGGGCATCAAGGGCAAACAGCTCTTTAAATCCCTGCGCCTGTTGCTCACCGGCGCCGAACACGGCCCGGAACTGGCCGACGTCTATGTGCAGATCAAATCCTACCTCGGGGAGATCGTAAAATGA
- the mobB gene encoding molybdopterin-guanine dinucleotide biosynthesis protein B — protein sequence MKKRLAVAFTGPSNSGKTTLIVKVAARLMHEHGKEVAIIKNDPKDKARFDIPGKDSYKFTDTGAEVIVTSPSRTTLFSHRHHELDELIALFGHFDILLVEGLKTLPLPRISIFRDRIDEAYFPYMNALAVDESVTLDNYDLPDKVAVLDLNDPDAVVGWILTHAKEI from the coding sequence ATGAAGAAACGTCTTGCCGTCGCTTTTACCGGCCCATCGAACAGCGGAAAAACGACACTGATCGTCAAAGTGGCCGCCCGCCTGATGCACGAACACGGCAAAGAGGTCGCCATTATCAAGAACGACCCCAAGGACAAGGCGCGTTTCGACATCCCCGGCAAGGACAGCTACAAGTTCACCGACACCGGTGCCGAGGTGATCGTCACATCGCCCAGCCGTACCACCCTCTTCTCCCACCGCCATCACGAGCTGGACGAACTGATCGCGCTCTTCGGCCACTTTGACATTCTGCTCGTCGAAGGGCTCAAAACCCTTCCGCTGCCGCGGATCAGCATCTTCCGCGACCGCATCGACGAAGCCTATTTTCCCTATATGAACGCCCTCGCCGTCGACGAGAGCGTCACGCTAGACAATTACGACCTTCCCGATAAGGTCGCCGTCCTCGACCTCAACGACCCCGACGCCGTCGTCGGGTGGATCCTCACCCATGCCAAGGAGATATAA